The following coding sequences lie in one Apium graveolens cultivar Ventura chromosome 1, ASM990537v1, whole genome shotgun sequence genomic window:
- the LOC141659801 gene encoding uncharacterized protein LOC141659801 isoform X2 → MGDGPRGIEVFPDHFQASTSGAPPPQSQIFPVVHQRSDFESGSRVWARRKLRTAASMLNLFSIRRLPWVPGQEKVLLTAPEVESLRTELADLEEKEALLKAQLEHLDEVLRSARLSGYLYMRTRWATLPGEPAPIDDDTEIDDWLPRFLVLHGSCIYLYLMSTDLSPQDSTLLSDVVEVGRLPCFTREDGEFRYNFYILTRQGLRYECSSVSKIQIDSWLTALHEDCKLQPDNKTAARAARSLLSSSKLLLINVEGRAAVAAVSLKGALPFLASYGRANSNNASTQWLSGALALPAAAYMLQENEANAAQMERTFIAIKPDGVQRGLISEIISRFERKGFKLVAIKITVPSKDFAKKHYHDLKERPFFDGLCDFLSSGPVIAMVWEGEGVIKYGRKLIGATDPQKSEPGTIRGDLAVVVGRNIIHGSDGPETAQDEIKLWFKPEELTSYAINSEKWVYGEN, encoded by the exons ATGGGTGATGGGCCTCGAGGAATAGAAGTTTTTCCTGATCATTTTCAAGCTTCAACATCAGGTGCTCCTCCCCCTCAAAGTCAAATTTTTCCTGTTGTACATCAAAGGTCAGATTTTGAG TCTGGAAGTCGTGTTTGGGCTCGAAGAAAATTGAGGACTGCTGCATCCATGTTGAATCTGTTTAGCATAAGGAGGTTGCCGTGGGTTCCGGGTCAGGAAAAG GTTCTCCTGACTGCTCCAGAAGTAGAATCGCTCAGAACAGAACTTGCTGATTTGGAGGAAAAAGAAGCTCTTCTAAAGGCACA ATTGGAACATCTTGATGAAGTTTTGCGTTCTGCCCGTCTATCAGGCTATTTATACATGCGAACG AGATGGGCAACATTACCTGGAGAACCAGCTCCAATTGATGATGATACTGAAATAGATGACTGGCTTCCACGTTTTCTCGTCCTTCATGGATCATGTATATATTTGTATCTAATGTCAACAG ATTTGAGTCCACAGGATTCCACCCTATTGTCTGATGTTGTTGAAGTTGGGCGTCTCCCGTGTTTTACCCGAGAAGACGGGGAATTTCGTTATAACTTTTATATATTAACTCGTCAGGGGCTGCGATATGAGTGCTCGAGTGTTTCTAAGATACAG ATCGACTCCTGGTTGACAGCTTTACACGAAGACTGCAAATTGCAACCCGACA ACAAAACTGCCGCTAGAGCCGCCAGGTCTCTTCTCTCTTCTTCCAA ATTACTCTTGATTAATGTAGAAGGAAGAGCTGCAGTAGCAGCAGTTTCACTTAAAGGAGCACTTCCATTTTTAGCTTCATACGGGAGGGCTAATTCCAACAATGCATCTACCCAGTGGCTATCTGGAGCTCTAGCTCTCCCTGCTGCAG CTTATATGCTTCAAGAGAATGAGGCAAATGCTGCTCAG ATGGAGAGGACTTTCATTGCTATCAAACCTGATGGAGTGCAAAGAGGACTA ATTTCAGAAATCATATCGCGTTTTGAACGAAAAGGTTTCAAGCTTGTAGCCATTAAAATAACAGTCCCTTCCAAGGACTTCGCCAAGAAGCATTATCATGATCTTAAGGAACGGCCATTCTTTGATGGCCTCTGCGACTTCTTAAGCTCTGGTCCAGTTATTGCAATG GTTTGGGAAGGAGAGGGTGTGATTAAGTATGGAAGAAAACTCATTGGAGCAACAGATCCTCAGAAATCAGAGCCTGGAACCATTAGAGGTGATCTGGCCGTTGTTGTTGGAAG AAATATTATTCATGGAAGCGACGGTCCTGAGACTGCCCAAGATGAAATCAAACTGTGGTTCAAACCAGAAGAACTGACAAGTTATGCCATTAATTCCGAAAAGTGGGTTTATGGAGAGAACTAA
- the LOC141659801 gene encoding nucleoside diphosphate kinase 3-like isoform X1, whose product MRSEIYKTAARAARSLLSSSKSTASHLLPVAEGRAAVAAVSLKGALPFLASYGRANSNNASTQWLSGALALPAAAYMLQENEANAAQMERTFIAIKPDGVQRGLISEIISRFERKGFKLVAIKITVPSKDFAKKHYHDLKERPFFDGLCDFLSSGPVIAMVWEGEGVIKYGRKLIGATDPQKSEPGTIRGDLAVVVGRNIIHGSDGPETAQDEIKLWFKPEELTSYAINSEKWVYGEN is encoded by the exons ATGAGGTCTGAGATTTACAAAACTGCCGCTAGAGCCGCCAGGTCTCTTCTCTCTTCTTCCAAGTCCACTGCctctcatcttcttcctgttgCTG AAGGAAGAGCTGCAGTAGCAGCAGTTTCACTTAAAGGAGCACTTCCATTTTTAGCTTCATACGGGAGGGCTAATTCCAACAATGCATCTACCCAGTGGCTATCTGGAGCTCTAGCTCTCCCTGCTGCAG CTTATATGCTTCAAGAGAATGAGGCAAATGCTGCTCAG ATGGAGAGGACTTTCATTGCTATCAAACCTGATGGAGTGCAAAGAGGACTA ATTTCAGAAATCATATCGCGTTTTGAACGAAAAGGTTTCAAGCTTGTAGCCATTAAAATAACAGTCCCTTCCAAGGACTTCGCCAAGAAGCATTATCATGATCTTAAGGAACGGCCATTCTTTGATGGCCTCTGCGACTTCTTAAGCTCTGGTCCAGTTATTGCAATG GTTTGGGAAGGAGAGGGTGTGATTAAGTATGGAAGAAAACTCATTGGAGCAACAGATCCTCAGAAATCAGAGCCTGGAACCATTAGAGGTGATCTGGCCGTTGTTGTTGGAAG AAATATTATTCATGGAAGCGACGGTCCTGAGACTGCCCAAGATGAAATCAAACTGTGGTTCAAACCAGAAGAACTGACAAGTTATGCCATTAATTCCGAAAAGTGGGTTTATGGAGAGAACTAA
- the LOC141659795 gene encoding uncharacterized protein LOC141659795, producing the protein MAAATIATTLNLKSLIKHLPQSLNPHFSKPHLSFPHTLKPLRSTITSSSFSFPPPTLKTRLRKGETLYGIFLLTSSPTLAEISGLSGYDFVVIDLEHGPGGILDCVDCLRALSGTRTSGIIRIPETSESWAKKALDLGPQGIMFPMIDSPKLAKRAVSYCRFPPNGVRGSAHTVVRASGYGIDEGYLDTYMEELLIMCQVECQDAVKRVEEIAEVEGVDCIQMGPLDLSASMGYLWDPGNKKVKEMMRVAEKGVLKTGKKKGKEYDGTFLSGFAMPHDGPEELRKRGYHMVSGAVDIGLFRNAAVEDVRKFKAGLVEVEDKGKDGDQEEPEEKYWSE; encoded by the coding sequence ATGGCTGCTGCTACAATTGCCACAACCTTAAACCTCAAATCTCTAATCAAACACCTCCCACAATCTCTAAACCCCCATTTCTCAAAACCCCACCTCTCTTTTCCCCACACTCTAAAACCCCTCAGATCCACCATCACCTCCTCATCATTCTCCTTTCCACCTCCTACCCTCAAAACCCGCCTCCGTAAAGGCGAAACCCTTTACGGCATTTTCTTGCTAACTTCATCTCCAACCCTTGCTGAAATTTCCGGGCTCTCGGGTTATGACTTTGTAGTGATTGACCTAGAACACGGCCCTGGTGGAATCTTGGATTGTGTGGATTGTTTACGGGCACTTTCGGGGACTCGTACTTCCGGGATTATTAGAATCCCGGAAACTTCAGAATCTTGGGCCAAAAAGGCCCTTGATCTTGGACCTCAGGGGATCATGTTTCCCATGATTGATTCGCCTAAATTGGCGAAAAGGGCTGTTTCGTATTGCAGGTTTCCGCCTAATGGGGTCCGGGGATCGGCTCATACGGTTGTTAGGGCTTCGGGGTATGGGATTGATGAGGGGTATTTGGATACTTATATGGAAGAGTTGTTAATCATGTGTCAGGTTGAGTGCCAGGACGCGGTGAAGAGGGTGGAGGAGATTGCGGAAGTGGAGGGTGTGGATTGTATTCAAATGGGGCCGTTGGATTTGAGTGCGAGTATGGGGTATTTGTGGGATCCGGGGAATAAGAAAGTGAAGGAAATGATGAGGGTTGCGGAGAAAGGAGTGCTTAAGACGGGGAAGAAGAAAGGGAAGGAGTATGATGGGACTTTTTTGTCGGGTTTTGCAATGCCACATGATGGTCCTGAGGAGTTGAGGAAGAGAGGGTATCATATGGTTTCGGGTGCTGTTGATATCGGGTTGTTTAGGAATGCTGCTGTGGAAGATGTTAGGAAGTTTAAGGCGGGGTTGGTTGAGGTCGAGGATAAGGGAAAGGACGGTGATCAAGAAGAACCAGAAGAGAAGTATTGGAGTGAGTGA